In Kitasatospora gansuensis, a genomic segment contains:
- a CDS encoding DUF4153 domain-containing protein — MSSPSVPGPPIPGSSAGAGASAGPWRPPVAPPKPAWVTATEPRVPAAPRLRVVGAAVGAGLFSAALMSHGLGVNLLLFALAAGVAAALAARAGGRRARPWTVVWIVVALVLAAVPWWTDAGWPTFLAVAAALGVASLALHGGARWAGVLLGPIGLWAHLLPSLFWAAESARGRQYPAKEKVLPVLKAALVAAVLLVVFGALFASADAAVADLLDGLTPSVGVDHLPARLIFFWGGLVVALGAAHTAAAPRRWDRLPVKPGRERSRLEWAVPMVALNLLFGGFVAIQAVVFFGGYETVMSKPGLVPAEYARQGFWQLLWVTVLTLAVVALARHWAPRRTAEDRLLAKSLIGLLCALTLVVVASAYYRMQRYVDVFGLTRLRISVTAVELWLGVVLLLVLVGVLAGARRWLPRAVVLSAVVGVAVFGLIRPDALIAEQNVARYEHGGTIDVDYLSGLSADAVPALDRLEGDRRTCALQAISTSLASADRPWYATSLAEARAAEILRDRPVFIDRGETCARVRDR, encoded by the coding sequence ATGTCCAGTCCTTCCGTGCCCGGTCCACCGATACCCGGGAGCTCCGCCGGTGCCGGTGCCTCGGCCGGTCCCTGGCGGCCGCCGGTGGCGCCGCCCAAGCCCGCCTGGGTCACCGCGACCGAGCCCCGGGTGCCGGCGGCGCCCCGGCTGCGGGTGGTGGGCGCGGCGGTGGGCGCCGGACTGTTCTCCGCGGCGCTGATGAGCCACGGCCTCGGCGTCAACCTGCTGCTGTTCGCGCTGGCGGCCGGCGTCGCCGCGGCGCTCGCCGCCCGGGCCGGCGGACGGCGGGCCCGGCCGTGGACCGTGGTGTGGATCGTGGTCGCGCTGGTGCTGGCCGCCGTCCCTTGGTGGACCGACGCGGGCTGGCCGACCTTCCTGGCCGTCGCGGCCGCGCTCGGCGTCGCCTCGCTGGCCCTGCACGGCGGGGCCAGGTGGGCCGGGGTGCTGCTCGGGCCGATCGGCCTGTGGGCGCACCTGCTGCCCTCGCTGTTCTGGGCCGCCGAATCGGCCCGGGGCCGGCAGTACCCCGCCAAGGAGAAGGTGCTGCCGGTACTCAAGGCGGCGCTGGTCGCCGCGGTGCTGCTGGTGGTCTTCGGAGCCCTGTTCGCCAGCGCGGACGCGGCGGTCGCCGACCTGCTCGACGGGCTGACCCCCAGCGTGGGGGTGGACCACCTGCCGGCCCGGCTGATCTTCTTCTGGGGCGGCCTGGTGGTCGCGCTCGGCGCCGCCCACACCGCCGCCGCCCCGCGGCGCTGGGACCGACTGCCCGTCAAGCCGGGCCGGGAGCGCAGCCGGCTGGAGTGGGCCGTCCCGATGGTCGCGCTCAACCTGCTGTTCGGCGGCTTCGTGGCGATCCAGGCGGTGGTGTTCTTCGGCGGCTACGAGACGGTGATGAGCAAGCCGGGCCTGGTGCCCGCAGAGTACGCCCGGCAGGGCTTCTGGCAGCTGCTCTGGGTCACCGTGCTCACCCTGGCCGTGGTCGCGCTCGCCCGGCACTGGGCACCCCGGCGGACCGCCGAGGACCGGCTGCTGGCCAAGAGCCTGATCGGCCTGCTCTGCGCGCTGACCCTGGTGGTGGTCGCCTCGGCGTACTACCGGATGCAGCGCTACGTGGACGTCTTCGGCCTGACCCGGCTGCGGATTTCGGTCACCGCCGTCGAACTCTGGCTCGGCGTCGTGCTGCTGCTGGTGCTGGTCGGCGTCCTGGCCGGCGCCCGGCGCTGGCTGCCCCGCGCGGTCGTACTCAGCGCGGTGGTCGGGGTCGCGGTCTTCGGTCTGATCCGCCCGGACGCGCTGATCGCCGAGCAGAACGTCGCCCGCTACGAGCACGGCGGCACCATCGACGTCGACTACCTGAGCGGGCTCTCCGCCGACGCGGTGCCCGCCCTGGACCGGCTGGAGGGCGACCGGCGCACCTGCGCCCTGCAGGCGATCTCCACGTCGCTGGCCTCCGCCGACCGGCCCTGGTACGCGACCAGCCTGGCCGAGGCCCGGGCGGCCGAGATCCTGCGGGACCGGCCGGTCTTCATCGACCGGGGCGAGACCTGCGCCCGGGTCAGGGACCGGTAG
- a CDS encoding carbohydrate ABC transporter permease — MPATLHVAASAWSDAGIKFGNSLGAIAGFLGILLLIFFAAGRATGRFAKPLAVLVMLGPAVLLLVVGLVAPLVRTVFLSFYNADSDRSVGLRNYDWAFTTDSIHTVLLNTALWLVVAPLTATGLGLALALLVERMRWQGLYKSLIFLPMAVSLVGAGIIWKFVYESRGAGQPQIGLLSQLAVSLGWEDPPNWILTQPLNNFLLIAVMVWVQTGFAMVVLSAAIKAIPDEVTEAARLDGARGLRLFWFITVPMIRTTLVVVLTTVMITTLKAFDIVRTMTGGNFGTQVLANEMYAQSFTQFDVGRGSTLAVILFLAVLPLVAYNIVQLRKERETR; from the coding sequence ATGCCCGCCACCCTTCACGTGGCCGCGTCCGCCTGGAGCGACGCCGGGATCAAGTTCGGCAACAGCCTGGGCGCGATCGCCGGTTTCCTGGGCATCCTGCTGCTGATCTTCTTCGCGGCCGGCCGGGCCACCGGCCGGTTCGCCAAGCCGCTCGCGGTGCTGGTGATGCTCGGCCCGGCCGTCCTGCTGCTGGTGGTCGGCCTGGTCGCGCCGCTGGTCCGGACGGTCTTCCTGAGCTTCTACAACGCCGACAGTGACCGCTCGGTGGGCCTGCGCAACTACGACTGGGCCTTCACCACCGACTCGATCCACACCGTGCTGCTGAACACCGCGCTCTGGCTGGTGGTGGCGCCGCTCACCGCGACCGGCCTCGGCCTGGCGCTGGCGCTGCTGGTGGAGCGGATGCGCTGGCAGGGGCTGTACAAGTCGCTGATCTTCCTGCCGATGGCGGTCTCGCTGGTCGGCGCGGGCATCATCTGGAAGTTCGTCTACGAGTCCCGCGGCGCGGGCCAGCCGCAGATCGGCCTGCTCAGCCAACTGGCCGTCAGCCTGGGCTGGGAGGACCCGCCGAACTGGATCCTCACCCAGCCGCTGAACAACTTCCTGCTGATCGCGGTGATGGTCTGGGTGCAGACCGGCTTCGCCATGGTGGTGCTCTCGGCCGCGATCAAGGCGATCCCGGACGAGGTGACCGAGGCGGCCCGGCTGGACGGCGCGCGCGGCCTGCGGCTGTTCTGGTTCATCACGGTGCCGATGATCCGCACCACGCTGGTGGTGGTGCTGACCACCGTCATGATCACCACGCTGAAGGCCTTCGACATCGTCCGCACCATGACCGGCGGCAACTTCGGCACCCAGGTGCTGGCCAACGAGATGTACGCGCAGTCCTTCACCCAGTTCGACGTGGGCCGGGGGAGCACCCTCGCGGTGATCCTCTTCCTCGCGGTGCTGCCGCTGGTGGCCTACAACATCGTCCAGCTGCGCAAGGAGCGTGAAACCCGATGA
- a CDS encoding cytochrome P450 family protein, which produces MTAPILMDPLATDNAAEGALLRAAGPVVEVELMGGVRAWAITRHAAARALLNDERLVKNAQHWAAFQRGEIPKTWPLIGLAVPGPSMVTTDGSEHRRLRSIVTQAFTPRRVEAMRPGIEAMTAELLDKVAAAGPEVDLKTVFAFPLPMTVIGSLLGLPEEDHARIRDLYERFFSSVKDPAEVPAIIAALNAFVNDLVAKRRAAPGEDLISALLAADVEGGALTDAEAAATVRVIIAAGHETTVNLITNAVRALLTHPDQLELVRKGEVPWSAVVEESLRWTPPTSNFLFRFATESIPYGDTVIPAGDAVLVSYNAIGRDPAQHGITAEVFDVTREPARLLSFGHGPHICPGASLARMEAQIALPALFERFPGLRLAVPDAELRPSPSMVVNSLKALPVVL; this is translated from the coding sequence ATGACCGCCCCGATCCTGATGGACCCGCTGGCCACCGACAACGCCGCCGAGGGCGCGCTGCTGCGCGCGGCCGGGCCGGTGGTCGAGGTCGAGCTGATGGGGGGTGTCCGGGCCTGGGCGATCACCCGGCACGCCGCGGCCAGGGCGCTGCTCAACGACGAGCGGCTGGTGAAGAACGCTCAGCACTGGGCGGCCTTCCAGCGCGGCGAGATACCGAAGACCTGGCCGCTGATCGGCCTCGCGGTGCCGGGGCCGAGCATGGTCACCACGGACGGCTCGGAGCACCGTCGGCTGCGCTCGATCGTGACGCAGGCCTTCACCCCGCGCCGGGTGGAGGCGATGCGGCCCGGGATCGAGGCGATGACCGCCGAGCTGCTGGACAAGGTGGCGGCGGCCGGGCCCGAGGTGGACCTCAAGACGGTCTTCGCCTTCCCGCTGCCGATGACGGTGATCGGCAGCCTGCTCGGCCTGCCCGAGGAGGACCACGCCCGGATCCGCGACCTGTACGAGCGCTTCTTCAGCAGCGTGAAGGACCCGGCCGAGGTCCCGGCGATCATCGCGGCCTTGAACGCCTTCGTGAACGACCTGGTCGCCAAGCGCCGGGCCGCGCCGGGCGAGGACCTGATCAGCGCTCTGCTCGCGGCCGACGTGGAGGGCGGCGCGCTGACCGACGCCGAGGCGGCGGCCACCGTCCGGGTGATCATCGCGGCCGGGCACGAGACCACGGTCAACCTGATCACCAACGCCGTCCGGGCCCTGCTCACCCACCCGGACCAACTGGAGTTGGTGCGCAAGGGTGAGGTGCCGTGGTCGGCGGTGGTCGAGGAGTCGCTCCGCTGGACCCCGCCGACCAGCAACTTCCTGTTCCGGTTCGCCACCGAGTCCATCCCGTACGGCGACACCGTGATCCCGGCCGGCGACGCGGTGCTGGTCTCCTACAACGCGATCGGCCGCGACCCGGCTCAGCACGGGATCACCGCCGAGGTGTTCGACGTCACCCGGGAGCCGGCCAGGCTGCTCTCCTTCGGCCACGGCCCGCACATCTGCCCGGGGGCGTCGCTGGCGCGGATGGAGGCGCAGATCGCGCTGCCCGCGCTGTTCGAGCGCTTCCCCGGGCTTCGGCTCGCGGTGCCGGACGCCGAGCTGCGCCCGAGCCCGTCGATGGTGGTCAACAGCCTGAAGGCGCTGCCGGTCGTGCTCTGA
- a CDS encoding Ig-like domain-containing protein: MVALLAATALSAGPASAAETAKLGNSTIGTATDSGDSNHLNASRFVTGAKGGQVSSISAYVGPVGAAPNNQYQLAVYQDASGKPGALLANSAAGTLAANSWNTLPVAATLAPNTAYWLAYNSNGASTAVNNLKYNGGGKGVYSNAGTPYGSWPASFGASTTTSLEFSIYATYTPTGGAVVTPGAGPGGSGPVLLVTTAGNPYSRYYTEILKAEGLNHYQTVDLSQVTPALLAQHDLVLLGETALTDSQVTVLTDWTNGGGRLIAMRPDKKLAPLLGLTATAGTQADAYLRIDTSAAPGAGLTGETIGYHGTADRYTLNGATAVATLYSDASTATANPAVSVRAAGSGQAAAFTFDLARSVVQTRQGNAAWAGQQRDGTDGYEASEMFFGLSGQSDWNNLDKALIPIADEQQRLLANLVTGMNLAKTPLPRFWYFPRDVKAVVVMTGDDHGVGGTSGRWDYYISQSPPGCVAADWQCVRGSSYLYTGGPMTPAQAQAYSDEGFEVGVHITTDCRPWGTPADLQSMYAAQLGAWKAKYPALPTPSGSRTHCVEWDDWATQAKTKLANGIRLDHDYYFYPSSFVQNRPGYFNGTGMPMKFADTDGSLIDVYQATTQLTDESGQSYPGTVNTLLNAAYGPQGYYAALTANIHTDFANSQTSDQVIAAAKAKGVPVVSGRQLLTWLDGRNGSAFTELAWSGSSLTFKITGGTNGLRAMLPVQSATGTLTGISRGGQSLPYRVETVKGVAYAFFDGAVGAYTASYGQDTTAPTVTGTSPLAGATAAPAGNPVRFSFSEPLDGATVNGAAVTLRPTAGGAAVAGTVSYDSTTSGVVFTPAAALALTTGYTATVQGVRDVTGNQLAAPYVLTFTTAGPPPLTIGNSEIGTQIDDNDANHLNGSRIVTGATAVTLNQLSVHVGAVSPAPNNQYQLAVYSDVAGAPGTLVTSTVAGTLTANAWNALPANVTLAANTTYWLVYNTNGTGATVNNMHFSTGVFGDGAYQGAAVPFGTWPSSFGTATKTVLSYSLFGSY; the protein is encoded by the coding sequence ATGGTGGCCCTGCTCGCGGCGACGGCGCTCTCGGCCGGTCCCGCGAGCGCGGCCGAGACGGCCAAGCTGGGCAACAGCACGATCGGCACCGCCACCGACTCCGGCGACTCCAACCACCTCAACGCCTCCCGGTTCGTCACCGGCGCCAAGGGGGGCCAGGTCAGCAGCATCAGCGCGTACGTCGGCCCGGTCGGGGCGGCGCCCAACAACCAGTACCAGCTGGCGGTCTACCAGGACGCCAGCGGCAAGCCCGGCGCCCTGCTGGCCAACAGCGCGGCCGGCACGCTGGCCGCGAACAGCTGGAACACGCTGCCCGTCGCGGCCACCCTGGCCCCCAACACCGCGTACTGGCTGGCCTACAACAGCAACGGCGCGAGCACGGCGGTCAACAACCTGAAGTACAACGGCGGCGGCAAGGGCGTGTACAGCAACGCCGGTACGCCGTACGGCAGCTGGCCCGCGAGCTTCGGTGCCTCGACCACCACCTCGCTGGAGTTCTCGATCTACGCGACGTACACCCCGACCGGCGGCGCCGTCGTCACCCCGGGGGCCGGGCCCGGCGGTTCGGGTCCGGTGCTGCTGGTCACCACCGCGGGCAACCCGTACAGCAGGTACTACACGGAGATCCTCAAGGCCGAGGGCCTGAACCACTACCAGACGGTCGACCTCTCGCAGGTCACCCCCGCGCTGCTGGCCCAGCACGACCTGGTGCTGCTCGGCGAGACCGCGCTGACTGACAGTCAGGTCACCGTGCTGACCGACTGGACCAACGGCGGCGGGCGGCTGATCGCGATGCGGCCCGACAAGAAGCTCGCGCCGCTGCTCGGCCTGACCGCCACGGCGGGCACCCAGGCCGACGCCTACCTGCGGATCGACACCTCGGCGGCGCCCGGGGCGGGGCTGACCGGGGAGACCATCGGCTACCACGGCACCGCCGACCGGTACACGCTGAACGGCGCGACCGCGGTCGCCACCCTGTACAGCGACGCCTCCACCGCGACCGCCAACCCGGCGGTCTCGGTCCGCGCGGCCGGTTCGGGACAGGCCGCCGCCTTCACCTTCGACCTGGCCAGGTCGGTGGTGCAGACCCGGCAGGGCAACGCGGCCTGGGCCGGGCAGCAGCGTGACGGCACCGACGGCTACGAGGCCAGCGAGATGTTCTTCGGCCTGAGCGGGCAGTCGGACTGGAACAACCTGGACAAGGCGCTGATCCCGATCGCCGACGAGCAGCAGCGGCTGCTGGCCAACCTGGTCACCGGGATGAACCTGGCGAAGACCCCGCTGCCGCGGTTCTGGTACTTCCCCCGGGACGTCAAGGCGGTGGTGGTGATGACCGGTGACGACCACGGCGTCGGCGGCACCTCGGGCCGCTGGGACTACTACATCTCGCAGAGCCCGCCCGGCTGCGTGGCCGCCGACTGGCAGTGCGTGCGCGGCTCCTCGTACCTGTACACCGGTGGCCCGATGACCCCCGCGCAGGCGCAGGCCTACTCGGACGAGGGCTTCGAGGTGGGCGTGCACATCACCACCGACTGCCGCCCCTGGGGCACCCCGGCGGACCTGCAGTCCATGTACGCCGCCCAGTTGGGCGCCTGGAAGGCCAAGTACCCGGCGCTGCCCACGCCTTCGGGCAGCCGGACGCACTGTGTGGAGTGGGACGACTGGGCCACCCAGGCCAAGACCAAGCTGGCCAACGGCATCCGGCTGGACCATGACTACTACTTCTACCCGTCCTCCTTCGTGCAGAACCGGCCCGGCTACTTCAACGGCACCGGCATGCCGATGAAGTTCGCCGACACCGACGGCAGCCTGATCGACGTCTACCAGGCGACCACCCAGCTGACCGACGAGTCGGGCCAGTCCTACCCGGGCACGGTCAACACCCTGCTGAACGCGGCCTACGGCCCGCAGGGTTACTACGCCGCGCTGACCGCCAACATCCACACCGACTTCGCCAACTCCCAGACCTCCGACCAGGTGATCGCGGCGGCCAAGGCCAAGGGTGTGCCGGTGGTGTCGGGCCGGCAGCTGCTGACCTGGCTGGACGGGCGGAACGGCTCGGCCTTCACCGAGCTGGCCTGGAGCGGCAGTTCGCTCACCTTCAAGATCACCGGTGGTACGAACGGGCTGCGCGCGATGCTCCCGGTGCAGTCCGCCACCGGGACGCTGACCGGGATCAGCCGGGGCGGCCAGTCGCTGCCGTACCGGGTGGAGACCGTCAAGGGCGTCGCCTACGCGTTCTTCGACGGCGCGGTCGGCGCCTACACCGCGAGCTACGGCCAGGACACCACCGCGCCCACGGTGACCGGGACTTCGCCGCTGGCCGGCGCGACCGCCGCGCCGGCCGGGAACCCGGTCCGGTTCTCGTTCAGCGAGCCGCTGGACGGGGCCACCGTGAACGGCGCGGCCGTCACCCTGCGGCCCACCGCCGGGGGCGCCGCGGTGGCGGGCACGGTCTCGTACGACTCCACCACCAGCGGGGTGGTGTTCACCCCGGCGGCGGCGCTGGCCCTGACCACCGGGTACACGGCGACCGTGCAGGGGGTCCGGGACGTGACGGGCAACCAGCTGGCCGCGCCGTACGTCCTCACCTTCACGACGGCCGGTCCGCCGCCGCTGACCATCGGCAACAGCGAGATCGGCACCCAGATCGACGACAACGACGCCAACCACCTGAACGGCAGTCGGATCGTCACCGGCGCCACCGCGGTGACGCTCAATCAGCTGAGCGTGCACGTCGGCGCGGTCAGCCCGGCGCCGAACAACCAGTACCAGCTGGCGGTCTACAGCGACGTGGCCGGTGCACCGGGCACCCTGGTGACCAGCACGGTGGCGGGCACGTTGACCGCCAACGCCTGGAACGCGCTGCCGGCCAACGTGACGCTCGCCGCCAACACCACGTACTGGCTGGTCTACAACACCAACGGGACCGGCGCGACGGTGAACAACATGCACTTCAGCACCGGCGTGTTCGGGGATGGGGCGTACCAGGGCGCGGCGGTGCCGTTCGGGACCTGGCCGAGCAGCTTCGGCACGGCGACCAAGACGGTGCTGTCGTACTCGTTGTTCGGGTCCTACTGA
- a CDS encoding carbohydrate ABC transporter permease — MTAAKAVRRSFSGPLGSLFVIVVTVLWTIPTFGLLATSLRPKQEVATTGWWEVFTHPELILSNYHTVLFEGGFGVSAGMMPFLVNSLAISVPATVFPLVIAAMAAYALAWVRFRGSDTVFFVIFALQVVPLQMALIPLLQLFSGGAHLGGLTVIPAVNLSGTYAPVWLAHTMFALPLATFLLHNFISQLPRDLMEAAIMDGASHFKIFRSIVLPLCTPALASFAIFEFLWVWNDLLVALTFAGGTPEVAPMTVRLAQLSGSFGGRWELLTAGAFLSLIIPLIVFFALQRYFVRGLLAGSVKG, encoded by the coding sequence ATGACCGCTGCGAAAGCCGTCCGACGGTCCTTCAGCGGACCGCTCGGCTCACTGTTCGTCATCGTGGTGACGGTGCTCTGGACCATCCCCACCTTCGGTCTGCTGGCCACCTCGCTGCGGCCCAAGCAGGAGGTGGCGACCACCGGTTGGTGGGAGGTGTTCACCCACCCCGAGCTGATCCTCTCCAACTACCACACGGTGCTGTTCGAGGGCGGCTTCGGCGTCAGCGCCGGGATGATGCCGTTCCTGGTCAACTCGCTGGCGATCAGCGTGCCGGCCACCGTCTTCCCGCTGGTGATCGCGGCGATGGCGGCGTACGCGCTGGCCTGGGTGCGGTTCAGGGGGAGCGACACGGTCTTCTTCGTGATCTTCGCGCTGCAGGTGGTGCCGCTGCAGATGGCGCTGATCCCGCTGCTCCAGCTGTTCTCCGGCGGGGCCCACCTGGGCGGGCTGACCGTCATCCCGGCGGTGAACCTGAGCGGGACGTACGCGCCGGTCTGGCTGGCGCACACGATGTTCGCGCTGCCGCTGGCCACCTTCCTGCTGCACAACTTCATCTCGCAGCTGCCGCGCGACCTGATGGAGGCGGCGATCATGGACGGGGCCTCGCACTTCAAGATCTTCCGGTCCATCGTGCTGCCGCTCTGCACCCCGGCGCTGGCCTCGTTCGCGATCTTCGAGTTCCTCTGGGTCTGGAACGACCTGCTGGTCGCGCTGACCTTCGCGGGCGGCACCCCCGAGGTGGCGCCGATGACCGTCCGGCTGGCCCAGCTCTCCGGATCGTTCGGCGGCCGTTGGGAGTTGCTGACGGCCGGGGCCTTCCTGTCGCTGATCATCCCGCTGATCGTCTTCTTCGCGCTCCAGCGCTACTTCGTCCGGGGGCTGCTGGCGGGATCCGTCAAGGGGTAG
- a CDS encoding ribonuclease HII translates to MPYEPPTHSVERSLRRAGAQLVAGLDEVGRGAWAGPVTVGAAVTGLRKPPEGLTDSKLLTEKRRTELAPVLADWVTAYALGHASPEECDELGMTAALRLAAIRALEALPVRPDAVILDGKHDYLGGPWRVRTVIKGDQSCVCVSAASVLAKVKRDAMMAEIGLEHPEFGFADNAGYPSPVHRAALEEYGPTGQHRLSWSYLDALPQWRHLKRSRFTEPADEQLSLGF, encoded by the coding sequence ATGCCGTACGAGCCGCCCACCCACTCGGTAGAGCGCTCGCTGCGCCGGGCGGGAGCCCAGCTGGTGGCCGGCCTCGACGAGGTCGGCCGGGGTGCCTGGGCCGGTCCGGTCACGGTCGGAGCCGCGGTGACCGGGCTGCGCAAGCCGCCGGAGGGGCTGACCGACTCCAAGCTGCTGACCGAGAAGCGCCGGACCGAGCTGGCCCCCGTACTGGCCGACTGGGTCACCGCGTACGCGCTCGGCCACGCCTCGCCGGAGGAGTGCGACGAACTCGGCATGACCGCCGCGCTGCGGCTGGCCGCGATCCGGGCCCTGGAGGCCCTGCCGGTCCGCCCGGACGCGGTGATCCTGGATGGCAAGCACGACTACCTCGGCGGTCCCTGGCGGGTCCGGACCGTGATCAAGGGCGACCAGTCCTGCGTCTGCGTCTCGGCCGCCTCGGTGCTGGCCAAGGTGAAGCGCGACGCGATGATGGCCGAGATCGGCCTGGAGCACCCGGAGTTCGGCTTCGCCGACAACGCGGGCTACCCCTCGCCGGTGCACCGCGCGGCGCTGGAGGAGTACGGCCCGACCGGGCAGCACCGGCTCTCCTGGTCCTATCTGGACGCGCTGCCGCAGTGGCGCCATCTGAAGCGCAGCCGGTTCACCGAACCGGCGGACGAGCAGCTCTCGTTGGGCTTCTGA
- a CDS encoding ABC transporter substrate-binding protein — translation MTLRPRLLAVPAVLALALTAACSNSSSSNGGGGGSAAPLTGDCVKYQAYAGNSGKTVTMFASIRSPESDSLEKSWAEFSSCTGIKISYEGSPDFESQIQVRVTGGNAPDLAIIPQPGVLAQMVKTGKVVKPPAQTEANQAKWSPIWKTYGSVNGTFYAAPMSANMKSLVWYSPKAFKAAGYEVPKTWAELMTLSGKIAASGSTKPWCGGIGSGTATGWPATDWLEEVVLGTHGGEVYDQWVSHQVKFGDPKIATAMQTVADWMQNPAWVNGGIGDVKSIATTTFQDAGAPILTNKCAMLQQASFYAAQWPKGTKIGADGDIFAFQFPAVNPSVGNPVEGGGEFVAAFASRPEVQAVQNYLSSSEWASSRVKVSSGWVSANQGVDKSLYTDPIDKLSAAALTDPAATFRFDASDLMPAAVGAGAEWKALTAWFAEGQAIPKVAADIDAAWPQQ, via the coding sequence ATGACCCTCCGCCCCCGGCTGCTGGCCGTCCCCGCCGTCCTCGCTCTGGCCCTCACGGCGGCCTGTTCCAACTCCTCGTCCAGCAACGGCGGTGGTGGCGGCTCGGCCGCCCCGCTGACCGGCGACTGCGTCAAGTACCAGGCCTACGCGGGAAACTCCGGCAAGACGGTGACGATGTTCGCCTCGATCCGCAGCCCCGAGTCGGATTCGCTGGAGAAGTCCTGGGCCGAGTTCAGTTCTTGTACGGGGATCAAGATCTCCTACGAGGGCTCGCCGGACTTCGAGTCCCAGATCCAGGTCCGGGTGACCGGCGGCAACGCCCCTGATCTGGCGATCATCCCGCAGCCCGGGGTGCTGGCCCAGATGGTGAAGACCGGCAAGGTGGTGAAGCCGCCGGCCCAGACCGAGGCCAACCAGGCCAAGTGGAGCCCGATCTGGAAGACCTACGGATCGGTGAACGGCACCTTCTACGCGGCACCGATGAGCGCCAACATGAAGTCGCTGGTCTGGTACTCGCCGAAGGCCTTCAAGGCGGCCGGCTACGAGGTGCCGAAGACCTGGGCCGAGCTGATGACGCTGAGCGGGAAGATCGCCGCCTCGGGCTCCACCAAGCCCTGGTGCGGCGGCATCGGCTCCGGTACCGCCACCGGCTGGCCCGCCACCGACTGGCTGGAGGAGGTCGTGCTCGGCACCCACGGTGGCGAGGTCTACGACCAGTGGGTGAGCCACCAGGTGAAGTTCGGCGACCCGAAGATCGCCACCGCGATGCAGACGGTGGCCGACTGGATGCAGAACCCGGCCTGGGTGAACGGCGGCATCGGTGACGTGAAGTCGATCGCCACCACCACCTTCCAGGACGCCGGGGCGCCGATCCTGACCAACAAGTGCGCGATGCTCCAGCAGGCTTCGTTCTACGCGGCGCAGTGGCCCAAGGGCACCAAGATCGGCGCGGACGGCGACATCTTCGCGTTCCAGTTCCCGGCGGTGAACCCCTCGGTGGGCAACCCGGTCGAGGGCGGCGGCGAGTTCGTGGCGGCCTTCGCGAGCCGCCCGGAGGTGCAGGCGGTGCAGAACTACCTGTCCAGCTCGGAGTGGGCGAGCAGCCGGGTCAAGGTCTCCAGCGGCTGGGTCTCCGCCAACCAGGGCGTGGACAAGAGCCTCTACACCGACCCGATCGACAAGCTCTCGGCCGCCGCGTTGACCGACCCGGCCGCGACCTTCCGGTTCGACGCCTCCGACCTGATGCCCGCCGCCGTCGGCGCGGGTGCCGAGTGGAAGGCGCTGACCGCCTGGTTCGCCGAGGGACAGGCCATCCCGAAGGTGGCGGCCGACATCGACGCGGCCTGGCCGCAGCAGTAG